The sequence below is a genomic window from Cryobacterium arcticum.
GACGCTCTCGCGGCCAGCCGCAACGAACGCCGGGCTCGGAGCCGATACACCGGCGACCTTGAGCGTAGTGGCGAATCTGAGTACTTGGCTGAGTTCGTTCGCCGCATTCGAGGCGACCCTGGTGCTTCCGTCCATGGACTGGCCCAACGACACTGACCTGGACATGCTTAGGTACAGCCCGGTCACCATCGCCATGATCAACCCGAGAAGCATCATGCTGACAAGGAGCTCAATGAGCGTAATACCCCGATCGGATTCGGCGGGCCGGGGCGCGTGCCTGATCCGCCTGAGTATCGCGGCTGGGTGGGCACTCATCGAGCGTCCAGTGCGAACAGGCCATCTGCTGGAGGGGACACAGACCGCCCAGTGGTGAGGAATGAAGTGATCCTAGAATTCGGAATCAACGTCAGCGTTCCGGTCGGGCTTGTACTGGTGTAAAGCTTCCACGAGCCGAAGGGCAAGGCGATTCGGACCGAACCCGAGGCTGACGGCACAATGCTGCCGAAGGAATAGGTCATCGTGGTCGTCGGGGATGACGCGCAAACGGGCTCGCCGGCAATGGGAACGTCGGGTTGTGAGACGGCCGTCAGGTAAGCGCTGGGCCCACCCGAAAGCACGACTGCCCCCATCGGAACGTAAATGTCAGCAGCCGCGCCTGGGTCAACTTGCCTAACCGGTTGCCGCACTCCGACCTTTGCCGGAGTCACCGTGGTATCCGGCGCCCAGGCCTCCGGGTCGACTGTCGGACACGCCGTCGCGGCGTATTTGCCGGCAATAGTCTGGTACCCAACCGGGTATGGATGCATCTTCACGCTGTTCGTGGGAGCCCGCATAACAAAGGCGCCGTAACTGTTGATGAAGCTGTAGTCGAGGTTCGTTGGGATCTTTGGCAGCGGCGTGGGTACGTTGAAGGCGGGGTGAACGTTGTAAGTGGCGGCCGCGTCGTACTGGAACGAGTAAGAGGTGGAGGATCCAGCCGCTACCGGTAGCGTGATCGCTGGATTGGCCGCCTGGGTGGAATCGACCATGCCCGTTCCCGTGAGCTTCACAGTGTAATCGTCCGGCGAGGCCTGGAGCACGAAACTACAGCCGTCGGCGTCTGTCGGCGTGGTAACCAAGGATCCCGTCGGGGAAACTGCGGTGAAGGTCACGCCTGGCTTGCCGAGTCCGCGGGAATCCTTCACCGAGATAAGCAGTGTGCCCTTGGCAGGATCGTTGATGCGGGAGCTGGGAGCTAGCAGCGTGTCACTGGTAACGGGATCCGCCGACCGCATCTTGGGCCAAGACACCGTGATCGTGATCCGCTTGTATTGCAGTGCACCGCCACCCGTTCCGCACGTTGTCGAGGAGCCGGCCGGCGTAACCCAGGCCGTGATGCGGGTCACCGTATAGGTTTCCGCTGCAGCGGTGGTGACGGTATGCGCCGCTACGTCAAGCACCGCGAAGGGGTCACCGATCGCACGAGCGCTATCGATCTCTGAAGCGGCTATACCAGCCGCGATTTCACGGGACTTGTTGTCTCTGGCTATTGTCAACGTGGAGATCATGGCGTAGCCGATGCCCAACGCGATGATCGAGAAGATCATCATGGCGACCATGATCTCGATGAGAGAGATCCCATCGTCGGCGTGTACGGAGCGCGTTCGTCCGGCATTCTGCATGCTGTGCACGCTGGCTCTCCTCCCGAATGGAACACTGCGACTGTGACCGAAGCTGCGCGGTTCTGCGCTGAATCGCAATCCATAAGGACCGGGTGGGGCGCCTTTGTGACGGCACCCCACCCGGATTGGCTAGATGGTTACGGGCACGTGGCAGCCGCTGGCGTGACTACTGGAGAGGTGGTCCCTGTGACCTTGACCCAGTGGCCGTTGGTCGCCTGCCCGATTATGCAGAAAGCGGTAGGGGGAGTACCACCGGAGGTGCTCAGGACTGGCGCAGTCGTGTAGTTTGTCGCGTTAGGCACAATGGTGCCGGCGATGGCTGCGAGGTTAGCCGGGAGGGCTTGTGTCGTCGAGGTGGTTTGGAAGGCGATGGCTGCCGTCTTCATGCTGTCGAATTCAGCCGTGACAGCGGAATCCTTCGCGCTGCTCTGCACGCCCAGATAGACCGGGACCGCGATGGCGGCGAGGATTCCGATAATGATCACCACAACCAGAAGCTCGATCAGAGTGAAACCCTTCTGGTTTTCGTCAGGGTTGGTTCGGCGGCGGTTGAGGGCGGCGAGGCTGCGAGAGAGCACGGTATTCCATTCGGATAGATGACAGTGAACTAGCGGTCGGACCCGCTCGGGCTCTCATGTTATTTGCAGGACATTCTCAGCCACGACCCAACTAAGAGGGGTATTTTATGCTGGCCAGCCCCCAATTCTGGGGGTCCAGAGCGGGCCACCGGCTACTACTTGATCGTTCCTGCGATGCTGAAAATCGGCATGTAGAGCGCAATCACCATTCCTCCGATCACGACACCGAGGAACGCGATCATCAACGGCTCTATTGCGGCCGTGAGTTGCTCAGTCGACGACTCCACCTCCTGGTCGTAAAAGTCAGCGATCTTCGTCAACATCGTTTCGAGCGAACCGGCGTCTTCACCCACCGCGATCATCTGAGTGACCATTGGTGGAAAGACGGGTTGCGAAAGGAGGGGCGCGGCGATCGACTGCCCCTGGCGCACCGATTCCGCCACCTTGACGAGGGCGCTCTCGATTACCCAGTTTCCCGAGGTCTCACCCACGATCTTCAGCGCTTGCAGAATGGGGACACCTGCACCGATCATGTTGGCGAAGTTGCGGCTGAATCGCGCCACAGCGATCTTTCTAAGCAGGCTGCCGAAGACCGGAATTTTCAGCTTTATCGGGTCGAGGGACATGCGAACGCGCTCGGTGTTCTTGTTCTTGCTCCACCAGACGCTGAAGACCACCACGACGACGACGAGGACAGGCACTACATAGATCATTGATTTCGACACGCTGACGAGAATCTGAGTCGGCAATGGGAGAGAGCTGCCCAGCCCTTTGAACATATCGTCGAAGATGGGGACGATGAAGATCAACATGATCAGAACGGATACGAGCGACATAACCAAAACGATCACGGGGTAGGTCAGGGCAGACTTGATCGTGCCGCGAAGTTTGACTTCCTTTTCGAAGTTGACCGCGATGGATTCCAACGCTCGATCCAGGAACCCACCGGTCTCACCGGCGCGAACCATGTTGATCATGATCGGCGGGAAGGACTCGCTGTGTTTGGCGAACGACTCGGAGATCGAGACCCCGGTCTCGACATCGTCGCGCACCTGGGCGAGAATTCTCGCCAGCGGCTTGCTCTCGGTCTGCTCGGCCAGGATGTTGAGGGTGCGCAGCAGCGACAGGCCGGAGCCGATCATGGTGGCCATCTGCCGGCTCATGATGGCCAGGTCCTTGAGACCGACTCCGCGGCTGAAGCCCGGGATCGTGATCTCGCGGTTGAGGCCGGTGCCCTCGGTCGACTCCGTGATGGAGATCGGCGAGATGCCCATGGTGCTGAGGCGGGTCGCAACGGCCCCCTCGCTCGGCGCATCCAGCTTGCCCTTGACCGTCTTGCCCTTGCTATCGCGGCCCGTGTAGACCCACGGCTGAACGGCTGACATCAACGCTGCGGAATGGAGTAGGTGTCGCCGTAGTCGACGCCACCGCTGCCCATGTTGTTCGACGGCGCATCCGTGGGAGACTCGGCGCGCTTGATGAGCTGGGTGAGACTCTCGGTGTCGTGCGCCTTATCCATCGCGGCCTGACGGGTGATCTGGCCGGAGTCGACGAGGTCGGCGAGGTGCTGGTCCATGGTGTGCATGCCCTCCGCACTGCCGGCCTGCATCATCGAGGTGATCTGGTGCGTCTTGCCCTCACGGATGAGGTTGGCGATGGCCGGCGTGGTGACCAAGATCTCGGTGGCCACGACGCGGCCCTTGTCGTTCGCCTTCTTGACCAGGGTCTGGCAGACCACACCGCGCAGGGTCGCTGCGAGCTGGGTGCGGATCTGGCCCTGCTGGTGCGGCGGGAAGACGTCGATCATGCGGTCGATGGTCTGGGCGGCGTCCTGGGTGTGCAGGGTGGCGAAGACGAGGTGGCCGGTCTCGGCCGCGGTCAGGGCCACGGAGATCGTCTCCAGGTCGCGGAGCTCGCCGATCAGGATGATGTCCGGGTCCTGGCGCAGCACGTGCTTGAGGGCGGCGGCGAAGCTGTGGGTGTCGTGGCCGACCTCCCGCTGGTTGACCAGCGACTTCTTGTGCTTGTGCAGAAACTCGATCGGGTCTTCCACGGTGACGATGTGGTCGGGCCGAGTGCTGTTGGCCAGATCGACCATGGCAGCCAGGGTGGTGGACTTGCCCGATCCGGTGGGGCCCGTGACCAGCACAAGACCACGCGGCAGCAGCGAGAAGCGGCCGACGGACTCGGGAACGCCGAGCTGCCGGAGCGGCTTGATCTCCCGCGGGATGAGGCGGAACGCCGCTCCGATGGAGTTGCGCTGGTGGTAGAAGTTCACCCGGAACCGGGCTCCGGCGGCGGTGTACGCGAAGTCGAGTTCGCGCTCCTCGTCGAAGCGCACCCGGTCACCGATCGAGATGATGCTGTACAGGGCCGCGTTGACCTTCTCCGGCATCCACACCGGCAACCCCTCGATGGGGCGCAGGGCGCCGTCCATGCGCATGGTCGGCGGAGCCCCCACCGTGATGTGCAGGTCCGAGGCCTCCATCTCCAGCACCAGGGTGAGGGCGTCGATGAGATCGGCGTCGGCCTGTCGGCCGTCGGGTCCGAAGTGCGGCGGGGCGGGAGTGCGCACCGCCGCGGCGGTCTCGGGCGCCTGCACCGGGATGGCGGCGCGCCGGCCGGTCGGCAGGTGCCGGGAGCCGGGCGCGTAGACGCGTTCCTCGGCCGTGGTGCTGAATTGGGGCGTGATCGGCACTGTGGCCGGCTCGGGATCGGAACTGGGCTCCGGGAGGCGCTCCAGCGCCGGCGGCCAGGTGGGCTCCGGGGCGTGGACCAGCGCCGGCGGCCAGGCCGGTTCGGGCAGCACTGCGGTTGCCGGCTGGTGGTCGGCAGGGGTGATCGGCGGTTGGTACGCGGGCGGCGCGGGTGCCGTGCCCAGCACCAGGGCGTCGAAGGGCACCGTCGGAGGATTCTCCCGGGCGCTGCGGGCGGGAGGAAGGTCGGTGGCGGCGGTGCCCGACGGCGGCGCATCCGTCACAGCCTGGTCGCCGGCGGCCGTAGCTGCCGCTTCGTCGTCGGCGGCGATCGCGTCCCACCACGACACATTCGCGCCGGGTTCGATGGGCGGAATCTCGTAAATTGGCTTGTCCATGCTGTTCTCCTTCGGCATGCGCGAGCGCTATGCGACGACTCGTAGAATCTCTTCGATTGAGGTCAGGCCCATCCGGACCTTCTCCCACCCGTCTTCGCGGAGGGTGATCATGCCTTCCGCCCGGGCGGCCCGGCCGATGTCCGCGCTCGAGGCGCGGTCCACAGCGAGACGCTCAATGGTTTCGGACACCGTCATGACCTCGTGCACAGCGATGCGCCCGCGGTAGCCGGTCTTCGAACAGTTCTGGCACCCGATCGGTTGATAGAGCACGGGCGGCGGCCGTGTCGGGTCGACCCCGAAGTGCAGGGCGGCGAGGTGCTCCGGTGTGTGCTCGACGGGCTGCTTGCAACGGTCGCACAAGCGGCGGGCGAGCCGTTGGGCAACCACGCAGTCGAGCGCGGAGCCCACCAGGAAGGGTTCGATGCCCATCTCGGTGAGCCGGGTGATGGCGCTCGGGGCGTCGTTCGTGTGCAGGGTTGACAGCACGAGGTGGCCGGTGAGCGAGGCCTCGATGGCGATCTGCGCGGTCTCGTGGTCGCGGATCTCACCCAGCAGCACCACATCCGGGTCGCTGCGCAGAATCGAGCGCAGCGCGCTGGCGAAGGTGAGGCCGGCCTTGACGTTCACCTGCACCTGGTTGATGTCTTTCATGCGGTACTCCACCGGGTCTTCGACCGTGATCACGTTGATCTCGGGCCGCGCCACGGAGTGGAGGGTGGTGTACAGCGTGGTGGACTTGCCGGACCCGGTGGGGCCGGTGACCAGGATCATGCCGTACGGCTTGGTGTACGACTTCTGGTACGCCGCGTAATTGTGGTCGAGCAGGTTGAGGTCGTGCAGGCTCATGGTGGTGCTGGAGTTGTCGAGGATTCGCATGACGATCTTCTCGCCCCAGACCGTGGGGAGGGTCGCCACGCGCAGGTCGATCTGACGGCCGGCGTGACTGACCGACATGCGGCCATCCTTCGGTTTGCGTCGCTCGGCGATATCGATATCGCTCATGATCTTGAGCCTGGAGATCACACCGTTCTGGATGCTCTTGGGCGCCTGCTGCATCTCGTGCAGCACGCCGTCGATGCGGTAACGCACCCGCAGGCTGTGCTCACCGGGCTCGATGTGAATATCGGATGCCTTGTCCTGGATGGCCTGGCTCACCAGCAGGTTCACGAACCGCACGATGGGCGCGTCGTCGTCCTGCGAGTCGGACACCCCGAACGCCGTGCTCTCGACGGGGGCCTGCTCCTCCTCCATGGTGGTGGTGAGGTTGCTCAGCTCGTCGTCGGCCCGGTGATAGCGGGCGATGGCGGCGAGCAGGTCATTGCGCTCCGCGACCACGGGGATGATGCGCATGTGCGCGGCCTCGCGCACGTCGTCGATCGCGAAGACGTTGCCCGGGTCGACCATCGCGACGACGAGGCGTCCGGCCTCGATGGTGATCGGCAGTACCAGGTGGCGTTTGGACATCGCGGCGGTGACGAGCGAAACGGCCAGGCGGTCGACCGGGTACTCCATGAGCTCCACAAACGGGAGACCGGCCTGATCGGCCTTCGCCTTCGCGAACTGGATCTCCGTGATGACGCCGGAGTCGACCAGCGCGCGGACCGCGGCTTCGTCGGCGGGGTCGCCCGCCATGAGCTTGTCGAGGTGCTCGATCGGCAACAGGCCGTGCAGGATCAGGATTTCCGTCAGGGTGGCCATACGACCCTCCCCCTAACGAACGTGCTGCTGCGAAAAGCTCGAGATGAGTGGCCGAGTCGGCCGACCGTGCCCGAGGTGTCTCTGGTGACAGCTCACGTTATCGCCGCCCGTCGCGCCCCCGACAGTCCCGCAACAGGGGGTGGTTGGGGCGCGCCAGCGGTGGGTACACCCCTGGGCCCGCCCGCGTCCGCACTCGGTGGTCGAGCTTGTCGAGGCCCCGCACGTCGCTCTTCGGACTCGCGCGCGTGAACGAACGGCCTACGAACGGATGACGCGCTGAGCGCGCACGTCACCAGGTCTCGACAAGCTCGACCGACGTGGGGGCACGACCCGCGCGCACGTCACCAGGTCTCGACAAGCTCGACCGATGTGGGGGCACGACCCGCGCGCACGTCACCAGGTCTCGACAAGCTCGACCGACCTGGGGGGCGACCCACAGGCACGTCACCGGGTCTCGACAAGCTCGACCGACGTGGGGGGGCAAGACCCGCGCGCACGTCACCGGGTCTCGACAAGCTCGACCGACGTGGGGGGCGACCCACAGGCACGTCACCGGGTCTCGACTAGCTCGACCGACGTGGGGGCACGACCCACGGGGACGTCACCGGGTCTCGACTAGCTCGACCGACGTCGGGGCGGGGGTACCAGGTCAGGTGCCGGCCCAGAGGGTGTTGATGATGTCGTGGGTGTAGCCGTCGGGGCCGGCGTTCGTGTAGCGGGTGGCGAGCCAGACGCCGCCGCGGAGGAAGTGCGACTCCCCCACCAGCAGCCCTCCGGTCTCGCTCTCGGTGAGGCAGCGCAGCCCGCCGAGCTCCTCGTAGCATCCGTAACCCAGCTCGGCCAGCCGTTCGGTGACGGTTGTGGTCTGCTCCGGGCTCAGCCACACCACGCTCGTGTCGACGCCGCTGCCCGATGGCCCGGCCGGGCTGGCCCACCGGCAGGTGAGGTGCTCGGAGGAGGTGATCACGGCCACCAGCTCTGGGTCGTAGGCGCCGTCGCCCACGTCGGCGCCGGGTTGGGTGGTCCACTTGGGGTTGAGCACGAGGTCGCCGAACGCCTGCTTCATGGCGGGGCTGTAGATTTCGGCGCAGGAGCTCGGCTGCGGCGTGCCCGGCGCGACGACGGCGGTGGGTGAGGTGACGGGCTCGGGGGCGGGCGACTCCGTCGGGGCGGGCCGGGCACCCGCGTCAAGACCGGGGGTGTTCGCCGGCCGTGGCAGGTTGACTACGTAGATCGCCGCGAACACGACGAACACCGTGACGATGCCGCCCAGGATGAGCAGCACCCAGGTTCGGCCCGGGGTGATGGTGGGCGTTGCGTGCGACGGCATCCGGCCTCCCTGTGCGCCTCGCGGAGGATTTTGCGCACAGCATAGCCCGGCCGGGGCAGAGGAGGCTGGTGGTTAGGCGCCGGCCCAGATCGTGCTGACCATGTCGAGGGTGTAGCCATCCGGTCCGGTGCTCACGTAATGCGTGGCCAGCCAGATGCCGTCGCGCAGAAAGTGCGACTCGCCCGCGTAACCATCGGCGTCCTTGGCGGTTTCGATGACACAGCGGATGCCGCCAGCCTCTTCGTAGCAGTTCTGGCCGAGGGCGTTGAGCCGCTGGTGCACCGCCTCGGACTGCGCGGCGGTTACGAACACCACGTTGGTGGTGAGACCGCTGCCGGACCCGCCCTCCTCAGCACCCCAGACGCAGGTGAGGTGCTCGGCGCCCTCGATGACCGTGGTGAGCTGTGCATCCGTGGTGCCCACCTGGGCGGGCAGGGCAGGGTCAGTGGCCCACTCGGGGTTGAGGGTGCGGGTTTGACTGAAGGTCGACAGCATGCCGGGGCTGTAGATCGACTCGCAGGTGGTGGGATGCGGGCCGGCCGGCGCGCTGGGTGTGGGAGTGGCGCTGGCCACGGCGAGCGGCTCGGCCGAGGTGGTGGGGGTGGGGCGGGTGTCCTCCGCCGCGTTACCGCCGGGGGTGCCGGCCCCGCCGCGCCAGACCACGAGCACCACGATGAGCACCACCACCAGCAGTACCCCCACCGCGCCCAGCGCGAACCAAAGCGGACGCCGGGACGGCGACCCGGTCGGCAACGTTGCAGCACCCATGCGGTGATCCCCCTCGAAGAATTTCCCCCAGCCTAGCGGCCGAGCTGGACTGCCCAGGTTGCCCTCGCCCCAGCTCTCGGGAGGCATGGGAGGTAGCGGAAGGTAGGGGCGCGTGCGCCCGGGTGGGAGGCGGGCGAGCGGATGCGATTGCGCGATGGTGCGGCGTGGAGCATTATGTCTCTGAGCCGCCGTGTGTTCATGACTCCTAGTTGCGCGACCTAGTCCGCACTGTCTGTCCCACGGCGGTTCGTCACGTTCACGGCGTGGTTGCGAGGTCTCGACAAGCTCGACCGACGATCGGGAGCGGACCGCAGGACGGTGCGGGGTCTCGACAAGCTCGACCGACGATCGGGGACGGACGGCAGGACGGGTTGCGGGGCCTCGACAGGCTCGACCGACGAATTGGGAACGGCACGCAGGTCGGGGCGCGCGGTCTCGACGAGCTCGACCGACGAGAACACAGTCGAGCGGCGGGCATCCGCGGGTTAACGGGGAATGGCCCCCTGCCGAAGCAGGGGGCCATCCGGGAATCAACCTCGGTTAGTTGTACGTACCGGGGGTGAAGTCGTCCGACGAGAAGCTGTCGAAGTCGACGAAGCTCAGGTCACCCTCGGTGAACGCTGCATCATCGGTGAAGATGCGGTTCGGGTAACGCTCAGCCTTGGCTTCATCCGTTGCCTCGACGTTGACGTCGCGGTAGCGGGGAAGACCGGTACCGGCCGGGATCAACTTACCGATGATCACGTTCTCCTTGAGGCCCATCAGCGGGTCGCTCTTGCCTTCCATGGCCGCCTGGGTCAGAACCCGGGTGGTCTCCTGGAAGGAAGCGGCCGACAGCCAGGACTCGGTTGCCAGCGAAGCCTTGGTGATACCCATGACTTCCTGACGAGCCGAAGCCGTCTTCTTGCCCTCGGTGAGCGCGGTGCGGTTGAGTTCGTTGTACTTCAACCGGTCAACGAGCTCGCCCGGCAGCAGGCCGGTGTCGCCGTGCTCCACAACAGTCACCTTGCGAAGCATCTGACGAACGATGACCTCGATGTGCTTGTCGTGAATCGGCACGCCCTGCGAACGGTAGACATCCTGCACGCCACCGACGAGGTGCTTCTGCACCGCGCGGACACCCTTGACTCGAAGAACTTCCTTCGGGTCGACGGCGCCGATGATGATCTGCGTGCCGAGCTCCACGTGCTGGCCATCCTCAACGAGGAGGGTCGCACGCTTGAGCACCGGGTAGGCGATAGCTTCGTCACCGTTGTCGGGGGTCAGGATCACCTTGCGGCTACGATCCGTGTCCTCGATGGTGATGCGGCC
It includes:
- a CDS encoding type IV pilus modification PilV family protein → MQNAGRTRSVHADDGISLIEIMVAMMIFSIIALGIGYAMISTLTIARDNKSREIAAGIAASEIDSARAIGDPFAVLDVAAHTVTTAAAETYTVTRITAWVTPAGSSTTCGTGGGALQYKRITITVSWPKMRSADPVTSDTLLAPSSRINDPAKGTLLISVKDSRGLGKPGVTFTAVSPTGSLVTTPTDADGCSFVLQASPDDYTVKLTGTGMVDSTQAANPAITLPVAAGSSTSYSFQYDAAATYNVHPAFNVPTPLPKIPTNLDYSFINSYGAFVMRAPTNSVKMHPYPVGYQTIAGKYAATACPTVDPEAWAPDTTVTPAKVGVRQPVRQVDPGAAADIYVPMGAVVLSGGPSAYLTAVSQPDVPIAGEPVCASSPTTTMTYSFGSIVPSASGSVRIALPFGSWKLYTSTSPTGTLTLIPNSRITSFLTTGRSVSPPADGLFALDAR
- a CDS encoding type II secretion system protein, translating into MLSRSLAALNRRRTNPDENQKGFTLIELLVVVIIIGILAAIAVPVYLGVQSSAKDSAVTAEFDSMKTAAIAFQTTSTTQALPANLAAIAGTIVPNATNYTTAPVLSTSGGTPPTAFCIIGQATNGHWVKVTGTTSPVVTPAAATCP
- a CDS encoding type II secretion system F family protein → MSAVQPWVYTGRDSKGKTVKGKLDAPSEGAVATRLSTMGISPISITESTEGTGLNREITIPGFSRGVGLKDLAIMSRQMATMIGSGLSLLRTLNILAEQTESKPLARILAQVRDDVETGVSISESFAKHSESFPPIMINMVRAGETGGFLDRALESIAVNFEKEVKLRGTIKSALTYPVIVLVMSLVSVLIMLIFIVPIFDDMFKGLGSSLPLPTQILVSVSKSMIYVVPVLVVVVVVFSVWWSKNKNTERVRMSLDPIKLKIPVFGSLLRKIAVARFSRNFANMIGAGVPILQALKIVGETSGNWVIESALVKVAESVRQGQSIAAPLLSQPVFPPMVTQMIAVGEDAGSLETMLTKIADFYDQEVESSTEQLTAAIEPLMIAFLGVVIGGMVIALYMPIFSIAGTIK
- a CDS encoding type IV pilus twitching motility protein PilT yields the protein MDKPIYEIPPIEPGANVSWWDAIAADDEAAATAAGDQAVTDAPPSGTAATDLPPARSARENPPTVPFDALVLGTAPAPPAYQPPITPADHQPATAVLPEPAWPPALVHAPEPTWPPALERLPEPSSDPEPATVPITPQFSTTAEERVYAPGSRHLPTGRRAAIPVQAPETAAAVRTPAPPHFGPDGRQADADLIDALTLVLEMEASDLHITVGAPPTMRMDGALRPIEGLPVWMPEKVNAALYSIISIGDRVRFDEERELDFAYTAAGARFRVNFYHQRNSIGAAFRLIPREIKPLRQLGVPESVGRFSLLPRGLVLVTGPTGSGKSTTLAAMVDLANSTRPDHIVTVEDPIEFLHKHKKSLVNQREVGHDTHSFAAALKHVLRQDPDIILIGELRDLETISVALTAAETGHLVFATLHTQDAAQTIDRMIDVFPPHQQGQIRTQLAATLRGVVCQTLVKKANDKGRVVATEILVTTPAIANLIREGKTHQITSMMQAGSAEGMHTMDQHLADLVDSGQITRQAAMDKAHDTESLTQLIKRAESPTDAPSNNMGSGGVDYGDTYSIPQR
- a CDS encoding GspE/PulE family protein; this translates as MATLTEILILHGLLPIEHLDKLMAGDPADEAAVRALVDSGVITEIQFAKAKADQAGLPFVELMEYPVDRLAVSLVTAAMSKRHLVLPITIEAGRLVVAMVDPGNVFAIDDVREAAHMRIIPVVAERNDLLAAIARYHRADDELSNLTTTMEEEQAPVESTAFGVSDSQDDDAPIVRFVNLLVSQAIQDKASDIHIEPGEHSLRVRYRIDGVLHEMQQAPKSIQNGVISRLKIMSDIDIAERRKPKDGRMSVSHAGRQIDLRVATLPTVWGEKIVMRILDNSSTTMSLHDLNLLDHNYAAYQKSYTKPYGMILVTGPTGSGKSTTLYTTLHSVARPEINVITVEDPVEYRMKDINQVQVNVKAGLTFASALRSILRSDPDVVLLGEIRDHETAQIAIEASLTGHLVLSTLHTNDAPSAITRLTEMGIEPFLVGSALDCVVAQRLARRLCDRCKQPVEHTPEHLAALHFGVDPTRPPPVLYQPIGCQNCSKTGYRGRIAVHEVMTVSETIERLAVDRASSADIGRAARAEGMITLREDGWEKVRMGLTSIEEILRVVA